The proteins below come from a single Cylindrospermopsis raciborskii Cr2010 genomic window:
- a CDS encoding AAA-like domain-containing protein: MTRWFNIAGPCSNDIHYLLSPTVRLPDLEALIQQRSYFVLHAPRQTGKTTAMLSLAQQLTNTGNYAAVMVSVEVGSAFNHDPTTAELAILGAWYNTINIRLPKELQPPIKQWQQEEPGSRIKAFLSAWAKAINRPIVLFIDEIDSLQDQTLISVLRQLRDGFPNRPENFPSSVGLIGLRDVRDYKVASGGSDRLNTSSPFNIKVASLTMRNFNLAEVGELYQQHTAATGQIFTPEAIETAYDLTQGQPWLVNALAKEIVEKMVKDRSIAITKEHILTAKETLITRQDTHLDSLAERLRENRVKNIIEPILAGQTLPDTLADDRQYLIDLGLLRRDPMGGLVISNPIYREVIPRVLVQGTQDSLPLISPSWLTANGELNIDSLLTAFLKFWRQHGEPLLSSAAYHEIAPHIVLMAFLHRVVNGGGILEREYAIGSDRMDLCLQYKDVILGIELKVWRDKKRDPQGDGIEQLESYLGRLGLDFGWLFIFDRRKNASPMEERLSTDVVVTENQYRITVIRA; encoded by the coding sequence ATGACTCGCTGGTTTAATATTGCAGGTCCATGTTCAAACGATATCCACTATCTCTTATCTCCCACAGTTAGATTACCAGATTTAGAGGCGTTAATTCAACAACGTAGTTATTTTGTTCTTCACGCACCACGACAAACAGGGAAAACCACCGCCATGTTATCCCTGGCACAGCAACTTACTAATACCGGAAATTATGCCGCAGTCATGGTATCCGTAGAAGTAGGCAGTGCATTTAATCATGATCCTACCACCGCAGAATTAGCAATTTTAGGGGCATGGTATAATACAATAAATATCCGCTTACCCAAAGAATTACAACCACCTATTAAACAATGGCAACAGGAAGAACCAGGAAGCAGAATTAAGGCTTTTTTATCAGCTTGGGCAAAAGCTATAAATCGTCCCATAGTATTATTTATAGATGAAATTGATTCTTTACAAGACCAAACATTAATTTCAGTTTTACGACAATTAAGAGATGGTTTTCCTAACCGTCCAGAAAATTTTCCCTCATCAGTAGGATTAATTGGTTTACGAGATGTGCGAGATTATAAAGTAGCATCGGGAGGTAGTGACAGATTAAATACTTCTAGTCCTTTTAATATAAAAGTTGCTTCTTTGACTATGAGAAATTTTAATCTTGCAGAAGTAGGAGAATTATATCAACAACATACAGCAGCAACTGGGCAAATTTTCACACCTGAAGCTATAGAAACAGCCTATGATTTAACCCAAGGACAACCTTGGTTAGTGAATGCTTTAGCTAAGGAAATTGTAGAAAAAATGGTAAAAGATAGAAGTATTGCTATTACCAAAGAACATATTTTAACAGCTAAGGAAACATTGATTACTCGTCAAGATACTCATTTAGATAGTTTAGCCGAAAGACTTAGAGAAAACCGAGTTAAAAATATTATTGAACCCATTTTAGCAGGACAAACATTACCTGATACTTTAGCAGACGATCGCCAATATTTAATAGATTTAGGATTATTAAGACGTGATCCAATGGGGGGATTAGTTATTTCTAACCCCATATATAGGGAAGTAATTCCCCGTGTTTTAGTCCAAGGAACTCAGGATAGTTTACCCTTAATTAGTCCTAGTTGGTTGACTGCAAATGGTGAATTAAATATAGATAGTTTATTAACTGCATTTCTCAAATTTTGGCGACAACATGGAGAACCATTATTAAGTAGTGCTGCTTATCATGAAATTGCACCACATATAGTATTAATGGCTTTTTTACATCGTGTGGTTAATGGTGGAGGAATTTTAGAAAGGGAATATGCCATTGGTAGTGATAGAATGGATTTATGTTTGCAGTATAAAGATGTTATTTTAGGGATTGAATTAAAAGTATGGCGGGATAAAAAGCGCGATCCTCAAGGTGATGGAATTGAACAATTAGAATCGTATTTGGGGCGTTTGGGTTTAGATTTTGGTTGGTTATTTATCTTTGATAGGCGGAAAAATGCCTCACCAATGGAAGAAAGGTTATCAACTGATGTGGTGGTGACAGAAAATCAATATAGAATTACTGTGATTAGGGCATAA
- a CDS encoding AAA-like domain-containing protein → MINRWFNIAGPCNPKKNYTISTTSRLPDLSTLIEQESYFVLHAPRQTGKTTAMLSLAQQLTDTGNYAAVMVSVEVGSAFNHDPTTAELAILGAWYNTINIRLPKELQPPIKQWQQEEPGSRIKAFLSAWAKAINRPIVLFIDEIDSLQDQTLISVLRQLRDGFPNRPENFPSSVGLIGLRDVRDYKVASGGSDRLNTSSPFNIKVASLTMRNFNLAEVGELYQQHTAATGQIFTPEAIETAYDLTQGQPWLVNALAKEIVEKMVKDRSIAITKEHILTAKEILIIRQDTHLDSLAERLREPRIKAIIEPMLAGLELGDIPNDDIQFVIDLGLCKMHPYGGLTIANPIYREVLPRVLTVTPMASLPMIAPTWLTSAGELNIDALLTAFLKFWRQHGEPLLGSTGYHEIAPHIVLMAFLHRVVNGGGVLEREYAIGSDRMDLCLQYKDVILGIELKVWRDKKRDPQGDGIEQLESYLGRLSLDFGWLFIFDRRKNALPMEERLSTEVVVTENQYRITVIRA, encoded by the coding sequence ATGATCAATCGCTGGTTTAATATTGCAGGTCCTTGTAACCCTAAAAAAAACTATACCATCTCAACCACCAGTCGTTTACCCGACTTATCAACGTTAATTGAACAAGAAAGTTATTTTGTCCTACACGCACCACGACAAACAGGGAAAACCACCGCTATGTTATCCCTGGCACAGCAACTTACTGATACCGGAAATTATGCCGCAGTCATGGTATCCGTAGAAGTAGGCAGTGCATTTAATCATGATCCTACCACCGCAGAATTAGCAATTTTAGGGGCATGGTATAATACAATAAATATCCGCTTACCCAAAGAATTACAACCACCTATTAAACAATGGCAACAGGAAGAACCAGGAAGCAGAATTAAGGCTTTTTTATCAGCTTGGGCAAAAGCTATAAATCGTCCCATAGTATTATTTATAGATGAAATTGATTCTTTACAAGACCAAACATTAATTTCAGTTTTACGACAATTAAGAGATGGTTTTCCTAACCGTCCAGAAAATTTTCCCTCATCAGTAGGATTAATTGGTTTACGAGATGTGCGAGATTATAAAGTAGCATCGGGAGGTAGTGACAGATTAAATACTTCTAGTCCTTTTAATATAAAAGTTGCTTCTTTGACTATGAGAAATTTTAATCTTGCAGAAGTAGGAGAATTATATCAACAACATACAGCAGCAACTGGGCAAATTTTCACACCTGAAGCTATAGAAACAGCCTATGATTTAACCCAAGGACAACCTTGGTTAGTGAATGCTTTAGCTAAGGAAATTGTAGAAAAAATGGTAAAAGATAGAAGTATTGCTATTACCAAAGAACATATTTTAACAGCTAAGGAAATATTAATAATTCGTCAAGATACTCATTTAGATAGTTTAGCAGAAAGGTTAAGAGAACCAAGAATAAAGGCAATTATTGAACCAATGTTAGCAGGTTTAGAATTAGGGGATATACCTAATGATGATATTCAATTTGTGATAGATTTAGGATTATGTAAAATGCACCCCTATGGAGGATTAACTATTGCTAATCCCATTTATCGGGAAGTGTTACCCAGAGTTTTAACAGTCACACCAATGGCTTCTTTACCGATGATTGCACCAACTTGGTTAACATCAGCAGGTGAATTAAATATTGATGCTTTATTAACTGCATTTCTCAAGTTTTGGCGACAACATGGAGAACCATTATTAGGTAGCACAGGATATCATGAAATTGCACCCCATATTGTATTAATGGCTTTTTTACATCGTGTAGTTAATGGTGGAGGGGTTTTAGAAAGGGAATATGCCATTGGTAGTGATAGAATGGATTTATGTTTGCAGTATAAAGATGTTATTTTAGGGATTGAATTAAAAGTGTGGCGGGATAAAAAACGCGATCCTCAAGGTGATGGAATTGAACAACTAGAATCGTATTTAGGGCGTTTGAGTTTAGATTTTGGTTGGTTATTTATCTTTGATAGGCGGAAAAATGCCTTACCAATGGAAGAAAGGTTATCAACTGAGGTGGTGGTGACGGAAAATCAATATAGAATTACTGTGATTAGGGCTTGA
- a CDS encoding AAA-like domain-containing protein — MINRWFNIAGPCNPKKNYTISTTSRLPDLSTLIEQESYFVLHAPRQTGKTTAMLSLAQQLTNTGNYAAVMVSVEVGSAFNHDPTTAELAILGAWYNTINIRLPKELQPPIKQWQQEEPGSRIKAFLSAWAKAINRPIVLFIDEIDSLQDQTLISVLRQLRDGFPNRPENFPSSVGLIGLRDVRDYKVASGGSDRLNTSSPFNIKVASLTMRNFNLAEVGELYQQHTAATGQIFTPEAIETAYDLTQGQPWLVNALAKEIVEKMVKDRSIAITKEHILTAKETLITRQDTHLDSLAERLRENRVKNIIEPILAGQTLPDTLADDRQYLIDLGLLRRDPMGGLVISNPIYREVIPRVLVQGTQDSLPLISPSWLTANGELNIDSLLTAFLKFWRQHGEPLLSSAAYHEIAPHIVLMAFLHRVVNGGGILEREYAIGSDRMDLCLQYKDVILGIELKVWRDKKRDPQGDGIEQLESYLGRLGLDFGWLFIFDRRKNASPMEERLSTDVVVTENQYRITVIRA, encoded by the coding sequence ATGATCAATCGCTGGTTTAATATTGCAGGTCCTTGTAACCCTAAAAAAAACTATACCATCTCAACCACCAGTCGTTTACCCGACTTATCAACGTTAATTGAACAAGAAAGTTATTTTGTCCTACACGCACCACGACAAACAGGGAAAACCACCGCTATGTTATCCCTGGCACAGCAACTTACTAATACCGGAAATTATGCCGCAGTCATGGTATCCGTAGAAGTAGGCAGTGCATTTAATCATGATCCTACCACCGCAGAATTAGCAATTTTAGGGGCATGGTATAATACAATAAATATCCGCTTACCCAAAGAATTACAACCACCTATTAAACAATGGCAACAGGAAGAACCAGGAAGCAGAATTAAGGCTTTTTTATCAGCTTGGGCAAAAGCTATAAATCGTCCCATAGTATTATTTATAGATGAAATTGATTCTTTACAAGACCAAACATTAATTTCAGTTTTACGACAATTAAGAGATGGTTTTCCTAACCGTCCAGAAAATTTTCCCTCATCAGTAGGATTAATTGGTTTACGAGATGTGCGAGATTATAAAGTAGCATCGGGAGGTAGTGACAGATTAAATACTTCTAGTCCTTTTAATATAAAAGTTGCTTCTTTGACTATGAGAAATTTTAATCTTGCAGAAGTAGGAGAATTATATCAACAACATACAGCAGCAACTGGGCAAATTTTCACACCTGAAGCTATAGAAACAGCCTATGATTTAACCCAAGGACAACCTTGGTTAGTGAATGCTTTAGCTAAGGAAATTGTAGAAAAAATGGTAAAAGATAGAAGTATTGCTATTACCAAAGAACATATTTTAACAGCTAAGGAAACATTGATTACTCGTCAAGATACTCATTTAGATAGTTTAGCCGAAAGACTTAGAGAAAACCGAGTTAAAAATATTATTGAACCCATTTTAGCAGGACAAACATTACCTGATACTTTAGCAGACGATCGCCAATATTTAATAGATTTAGGATTATTAAGACGTGATCCAATGGGGGGATTAGTTATTTCTAACCCCATATATAGGGAAGTAATTCCCCGTGTTTTAGTCCAAGGAACTCAGGATAGTTTACCCTTAATTAGTCCTAGTTGGTTGACTGCAAATGGTGAATTAAATATAGATAGTTTATTAACTGCATTTCTCAAATTTTGGCGACAACATGGAGAACCATTATTAAGTAGTGCTGCTTATCATGAAATTGCACCACATATAGTATTAATGGCTTTTTTACATCGTGTGGTTAATGGTGGAGGAATTTTAGAAAGGGAATATGCCATTGGTAGTGATAGAATGGATTTATGTTTGCAGTATAAAGATGTTATTTTAGGGATTGAATTAAAAGTGTGGCGGGATAAAAAACGCGATCCTCAAGGTGATGGAATTGAACAATTAGAATCGTATTTAGGGCGTTTGGGTTTAGATTTTGGTTGGTTATTTATCTTTGATAGGCGGAAAAATGCCTCACCAATGGAAGAAAGGTTATCAACTGATGTGGTGGTGACAGAAAATCAATATAGAATTACTGTGATTAGGGCATAA
- a CDS encoding AAA-like domain-containing protein, whose protein sequence is MTRWFNIAGPCSNDIHYVLSPTVRLPDLEALIQQRSYFVLHAPRQTGKTTAMLSLAQQLTDTGNYAAVMVSVEVGSAFNHDPTTAELAILGAWYNTINIRLPKELQPPIKQWQQEEPGSRIKAFLSAWAKAINRPIVLFIDEIDSLQDQTLISVLRQLRDGFPNRPENFPSSVGLIGLRDVRDYKVASGGSDRLNTSSPFNIKVASLTMRNFNLAEVGELYQQHTAATGQIFTPEAIETAYDLTQGQPWLVNALAKEIVEKMVKDRSIAITKEHILTAKEILIIRQDTHLDSLAERLREPRIKAIIEPMLAGLELGDIPNDDIQFVIDLGLCKMHPYGGLTIANPIYREVLPRVLTVTPMASLPMIAPTWLTSAGELNIDALLTAFLKFWRQHGEPLLGSTGYHEIAPHIVLMAFLHRVVNGGGVLEREYAIGSDRMDLCLQYKDVILGIELKVWRDKKRDPQGDGIEQLESYLGRLGLDFGWLFIFDRRKNASPMEERLSTDVVVTENQYRITVIRA, encoded by the coding sequence ATGACTCGCTGGTTTAATATTGCAGGTCCATGTTCAAACGATATCCACTATGTCCTATCTCCCACAGTCAGATTACCAGACTTAGAGGCGTTAATTCAACAACGTAGTTATTTTGTCCTACACGCACCACGACAAACAGGGAAAACCACCGCCATGTTATCCCTGGCACAGCAACTTACTGATACCGGAAATTATGCCGCAGTCATGGTATCCGTAGAAGTAGGCAGTGCATTTAATCATGATCCTACCACCGCAGAATTAGCAATTTTAGGGGCATGGTATAATACAATAAATATCCGCTTACCCAAAGAATTACAACCACCTATTAAACAATGGCAACAGGAAGAACCAGGAAGCAGAATTAAGGCTTTTTTATCAGCTTGGGCAAAAGCTATAAATCGTCCCATAGTATTATTTATAGATGAAATTGATTCTTTACAAGACCAAACATTAATTTCAGTTTTACGACAATTAAGAGATGGTTTTCCTAACCGTCCAGAAAATTTTCCCTCATCAGTAGGATTAATTGGTTTACGAGATGTGCGAGATTATAAAGTAGCATCGGGAGGTAGTGACAGATTAAATACTTCTAGTCCTTTTAATATAAAAGTTGCTTCTTTGACTATGAGAAATTTTAATCTTGCAGAAGTAGGAGAATTATATCAACAACATACAGCAGCAACTGGGCAAATTTTCACACCTGAAGCTATAGAAACAGCCTATGATTTAACCCAAGGACAACCTTGGTTAGTGAATGCTTTAGCTAAGGAAATTGTAGAAAAAATGGTAAAAGATAGAAGTATTGCTATTACCAAAGAACATATTTTAACAGCTAAGGAAATATTAATAATTCGTCAAGATACTCATTTAGATAGTTTAGCAGAAAGGTTAAGAGAACCAAGAATAAAGGCAATTATTGAACCAATGTTAGCAGGTTTAGAATTAGGGGATATACCTAATGATGATATTCAATTTGTGATAGATTTAGGATTATGTAAAATGCACCCCTATGGAGGATTAACTATTGCTAATCCCATTTATCGGGAAGTGTTACCCAGAGTTTTAACAGTCACACCAATGGCTTCTTTACCGATGATTGCACCAACTTGGTTAACATCAGCAGGTGAATTAAATATTGATGCTTTATTAACTGCATTTCTCAAGTTTTGGCGACAACATGGAGAACCATTATTAGGTAGCACAGGATATCATGAAATTGCACCCCATATTGTATTAATGGCTTTTTTACATCGTGTAGTTAATGGTGGAGGGGTTTTAGAAAGGGAATATGCCATTGGTAGTGATAGAATGGATTTATGTTTGCAGTATAAAGATGTTATTTTAGGGATTGAATTAAAAGTGTGGCGGGATAAAAAACGCGATCCTCAAGGTGATGGAATTGAACAATTAGAATCGTATTTAGGGCGTTTGGGTTTAGATTTTGGTTGGTTATTTATCTTTGATAGGCGGAAAAATGCCTCACCAATGGAAGAAAGGTTATCAACTGATGTGGTGGTGACAGAAAATCAATATAGAATTACTGTGATTAGGGCATAA